The DNA region GAAGTCGGAGAAGGAGGACCGAGAGACCGAGGACGAGAAGGAGCCGGCCGCCGCGCCGGCGGGCGGCGAGGGCAAGCGGGCCACCCAACTGGCCCGGCAGCGGGCCGCGGTGGCCACCGCGCGCGAGAAGCGCCTGCGGGACGCCGATCCGCTCCGCTCGGGCCTGCGCCGCTCGGTGCTCGCCGAGGCGGGCGTCGCGGTGGTCCTGCTGGCCGTCACGACAGTGCTGACGTCCACCGAACCCGGGCGCACGGTGGAGGAGGCCGAGGCCGCCACCGCCGCCACCTCTCAGGAGGCCACCGGGGCGCTGGCCGTGGACATCCCGTTCGACACGGGCGGCAAGGACGGCAAGGGCCTCGCACGCGTCGAGATCGACCCGGCCCGCGTCGGCGGCAACGACATGCACGTCTACGTACAGCGGCCGAACGGCAAGGCCTTCGACATCCCCGAGGTCAAGGTCGCCTTCACTCTCAAGGCGAAGGACATCGGACCGCTGCCCGTGGTCCCCGACCGGATCGCCACAGGACACTGGACGGCGACCGGGGTACAGATCCCGATGGCGGGCAACTGGGCGATCGCGGTGACGGTGCGGACCTCCGACATCGACCAGGTGACCGTGGACAAGAACGCGCAGATCGGCTGAACGACACCATGGCTGAACAGTCCACTCCGGAGACGTCTTCCCCGGGTGCCCCCGCCGAAGGGGCACCCCCTCAGGGAGGCGTCTCCCAGAAAGCCGCCGCCGCAAAGGCCGCTCCCAAGGGGGCCTCTTCCGAAAATGCCCCTCCTAGGGAGGCCGTTTCCCAGGAGGCCTCCTCCAAGAGCGTCATTTCGCGGCGCCGTCTGCTCGGTACCGCCGGCGCCACCGGGCTCGCGCTCGGCGCCGCGGGCGGGGCCGCCGGGTACGCCGCGGCGCCCTCCGCCGACCGGACCGCGCTCCTCAGCTCGCTCGGCGCGGACGAGGTGATGTTTCACGGGAAACATCAGCCCGGCATCACGACCGCCCTGCAGGCCCGCGGCCACCTCGTCGCCTTCGATCTCGCGGCGGGCGCGGGCCGCAAGGAGGCGGTCGCCCTGCTGCGGCGCTGGTCGACGACGGCCCAGCGGCTGATGGCGGGCGAGGCGTCCGCGAGCGCCGACACGGACGTGGCGCGCGACTCCGGACCCTCGTCCCTCACGGTCACCTTCGGCTTCGGCCACAGCTTCTTCGCCCGTACGGGACTGGAGAAGCAGCGGCCGATCGCCCTCGACCCGCTGCCCGACTTCTCCTCGGACCACCTGGACAAGGCGCGCAGCAACGGCGACCTGTGGGTGCAGATCGGCTCGAACGACGCCCTGGTCGCCTTCCATGCCCTGCGCGCGATCCAGCAGGACGCGGGTCGGGCGGCGAAGGTGCGCTGGCAGATGAACGGCTTCAACCGCTCGCCGGGCGCCACCTCCCAGCCCATGACGGCCCGCAACCTGATGGGGCAGATCGACGGCACGCGCAATCCCAAGCCGTCGGAGCCCGACTTCGACCGGCGGATCTTCGTGCCCGATGCGGGCGACCCGTCGTGGATGACAGGCGGCTCGTACGCCGTCGTACGCCGTATCCGCATGCTCCTCGACGACTGGGAGCAGCTCTCGCTCAAGGCCCAGGAGGACGTGATCGGGCGGCGGAAGGCCACCGGGGCACCGCTCTCCGGCGGGACCGAGACGACCGAGATGGACCTGGAGAAGACCGACGCCGACGGCGGGCTCGTCGTCCCCATCAACGCCCATTCCCGTATCACCCGGCCCGACGAGAACGGTGGCGCCGCGATGCTCCGCAGGCCGTTCTCCTTCCACGACGGCATCGACTCGGACGGCGTTCCGGACGCGGGCCTGCTCTTCGTCTGCTGGCAGGCCGACCCGCTGCGCGGCTTCGTACCGGTGCAGCGCAAGCTCGACCGCGGTGACGCGCTGTCCACGTTCATCCGGCACGAGTCGAGCGGCCTGTTCGCCGTGCCGGGCGGGGCGGCGGAGGGGGAGTACGTGGGGCAGAAGTTGCTGGAGGGGTGAGATCCGCTCGCTGAGGCGACTGGGACGGCCGAGGTGGCAGGGGACCGGAAGCGGGAGCCGGGCCGCGCAAGGCCCATTAGGGTGAGGCCATGCCAGCCAGCTACGCGTATCTCGGCCCCGAGGGCACCTTCACCGAAGTCGCCCTGCGGACTCTTCCGGAGTCGGCCACCCGGCAGCTCATCCCGATGGTGTCCGTGCCCGCCGCGCTCGACGCGGTCCGCGCCGGCGAGGCCGAGGCCGCGTTCGTACCGATCGAGAACTCCGTCGAGGGCGGCATCACCACCACGGTCGACGAACTGGCCGTCGGCGAGCCGCTGATGATCTACCGCGAGGTCCTTCTCTCGATCACCTTCGCGCTGCTGGTCCGCCCGGGCACGAAGCTCTCGGAGATCAAGACGGTCAGCGCGCACCCGGCCGCGCAGCCGCAGGTCCGCAACTGGATGAAGAACAACCTTCCGGACGTCATCTGGGAGTCGGCGGCCTCCAACGCGGACGGCGCCCGTCTGGTGCAGGAGGGGCGCTACGACGCGGCCTTCGCGGGCGAGTTCGCGGCGGAACGGTACGGCCTGAAGGCCCTGGAGACCGGGATCCACGACGCGGAGAACGCGCAGACCCGGTTCGTCCTGGTGGGCAAGCCCGCCCGGCCCGCGGCGCCGACCGGCGCGGACAAGACCTCCGTGGTCATCTGGCAGCGCGACGACCACCCGGGTGCCCTGCTCGAACTCCTCCAGGAGTTCGCCGTCCGCGGGATCAACCTGATGCTGCTGCAGTCCCGGCCGACCGGCGAGGGCATCGGCAACTACTGCTTCGCCATCGACGCCGAGGGCCACATCGCGGACCGTCGCGTCGGCGAGGCGCTGATGGGCCTCAAGCGGATCTGCCCGCAGGTGCGGTTCCTCGGCTCCTATCCGCAGGCGGACGTCGACCCCAAGGACGTACTCGCGCCGCGGGCCGGTACGTCGGACAGCGAATTCGCGGCTGCCTCCGACTGGCTGGCGCGCTGCCAGGACGGCCGGTTCTGAGCGGGCATTGCCGAGCGGGTTACTGAGCGGGCTCTCCCGAGCGCGGCTCGCGGAGCGGCTTTCGCCGAGCGCGGCTTGCGGAGCGGGCTCTTCTCACGGCTGCCGAGCGGCCACCCGTTGGCAACCCGGCAGCCACCAGGCGTCCTCCAGGCGGTTTCTCCGGGCGTGGCCGACGGCTGCGCCGGCCCGTTTCGGCCGGTCCTACCTGCAGATTGTCTCCATCCACAGAAGTTATCCACAGGCACGCTTCTCGACCTGGGGACAAGTCGACAACGAAACGCGACTCAGTCGACAAATCGGCCTACAGCCCACAAGTCCGTCCACAGCCCCATCGGTCACCCTTCGTCCACCCGTTTCTGTTGACCAATCCCATAGAGCGAACCATTTCCACTCGAAAGTGCGTGTAGGGAGGGTTTGGTCCGGGAATTCTTGGCCCTGCACACAGCTTTGGGAACGATCGCTTCCGATGTCCACAGATCTTTCGCACAGCCTGTGGATAACTTTTCAGGGGTGTGGATCTCTGTGGACAACCCAGTTCTCAAGTCCCGTTCTCCACAAGGGAATCGAGTCAACCGACCGAATCCCACCTGCCCCGTTCCAGGGAGCAGTGCCTCTTTCATTGACGCCTATTGAAGCGCCTCACCAATTCCCGCAAAACATGACAGAAGCGACAGAACGGAATACCGGGTCGTGAGTCGGAACCCCGCACCGGTAGCCTTGTGGGGTGATTGACCTTCGCCTGCTTCGTGAGGACCCCGACCGTGTTCGCGCCTCCCAGCGCGCCCGTGGAGAGGACGTCGCCGTTGTCGACGCCCTCCTCTCCGCCGACGAGCGGCGCAGGTCGTCCGGCGTCCGCTTCGACGAGCTGCGTTCCGAGCAGAAGAGCATCGGCAAGCTCATCTCCAAGGCTTCCGCCGACGAGAAGGCCGAGCTGCTCAAGAAGACGGGCCAGCTCGCCGCCGACGTCAAGGCGGCCGACGCCGAGCAGCACGAGGCCGACGAGGAGACCAAGCGCCTCCTCCTCCAGCTCGGCAACCTCGTGCACCCCGACGTCCCGGTCGGCGGCGAGGAGGACTTCGTCGTCCTGGAGACGCACGGAACCATCCGCGACTTCGGTGCCGAGGGCTTCGAGCCCAAGGACCACCTGGAGCTCGGCGAGGCGCTGGGGGCCATCGACGTCGAGCGCGGCGCCAAGGTGTCCGGCTCGCGCTTCTACTACCTGACGGGTGTCGGCGCGCTTCTTGAGCTCGCCCTCGTCAACGCGGCGATCGCGCAGGCGACGGAGGCCGGGTTCATCCCGATGCTGACGCCGGCGCTGGTCCGCCCGCGCGCCATGGAGGGCACCGGCTTCCTCGGCCAGGCCGCGGAGAACGTGTACCACCTGGAGAAGGACGACTACTACCTGGTCGGCACCTCCGAGGTCCCGCTCGCGGCGTACCACATGGACGAGATCCTCGACGCCGACAAGCTGCCGCTGCGGTACGCGGGCTTCTCGCCGTGCTTCCGCCGCGAGGCCGGGACGTACGGCAAGGACACCCGCGGCATCTTCCGCGTGCACCAGTTCGACAAGGTCGAGATGTTCTCGTACGTCAACCCCGAGGACGCTCAGAACGAGCACCAGCGACTCCTGGAGTGGGAGAAGCAGTGGCTGACCGGGCTTGAGCTGCCCTTCCAGGTCATCGACGTGGCGTCGGCCGACCTGGGCGCGTCCGCCTCGCGCAAGTTCGACTGCGAGGCGTGGATCCCGACCCAGGGCAAGTACCGCGAACTGACGTCGGCCTCGAACTGCGACGGCTTCCAGGCGCGCCGACTGTCCGTCCGGATGCGCGACGGCAAGAAGGTGCAGCCGCTCGCGACGCTGAACGGCACGCTCTGCGCCGTACCGCGCACGATCGTGGCGATCCTGGAGAACCACCAGCTGGCCGACGGCTCCGTACGGGTGCCCGAGGTGCTGCGTCCGTATCTGGGCGGCCGTGAGGTGCTGGAGCCGATCTCCAAGTGACCGGCACCACTGGGTCGACGGCCTCGACCGGACCGACCGCGTCGACCGGGGCGTTCCCCTACAGGCTCGTCGCGACCGATCTCGACGGAACGTTGCTGCGCTCCGACGACACGGTCTCGGAGCGCACGCGTGAGGCGCTCGCCGCGGCCACCGTGGCGGGCGCCGCGCACCTCGTCGTCACGGGCCGCGCGGTGCCCTGGACGCGCCACATCCTCGACGAACTCGGATACGAGGGACTCGCGGTGTGCGGTCAGGGCGCGCAGCTGTACGACGCCGGAGCGCACCGTCTGCTCACATCGGTGACCCTCGACCGGCAGGTGGCCGGTCTCGCGCTCGCAAAGATCGAGGCGGAGGTCGGCCCGCTGGCCCTCGCCGCGAGCCGCGACGGCATCGACGGGGACGTGCTGATCGGCCCCGGCTACCGGGTGCTCGGCCAGCTGGAGGCCGTCCCGTTCACCGATGTCTCGGAGCTCTGGGCCGCGCCCCTGACCAAGATGTACATCCAGCATCCCGAACTCACCGACGACGAGCTGACGGCCGCGGCGCGAGCGGCGGCCGGCGGTCTGGTGAGCGTCGTGATGGCGGGCGAGGGCATCGTCGAGATCCTCCCCCTGGGCCTGTCCAAGGCCACCGGCCTTTCCCTGGCGGCCCGCCGCCTGGGTGTGAAGGCCGCCGACACGATCGCCTTCGGCGACATGCCGAACGACATCCCGATGTTCGCGTGGTCGGCCCATGGCGTGGCCATGGCCAACGCCCATGAGGAACTCAAGGCCGTGGCGGACGAGATGACGTTGTCGAACGAGGCGGACGGCATCGCGGTGGTCCTGGAGAGGTTGCTGGGTTAGCGCCCCCGGCGCTGGCGGAGAAACCGACGGCAGCACGCGGTCAGCCCACCTCCCAACAGCCCCCCAAAAAGAGTAAAAAAAGGGGGGCGGGCGGCGGGGAATCGCGCCGCGAAGCGGCGTCTCGAACCCGCCGAGTCACAGCGACAGCGTCTGGCGGAGGATGCGTGGATCGAACACGCGCGGGGGGTCAACCCCGACCACGGCTTAGCAAGCCGGTGCCTTACCGCTCGGCCAATCCTCCGGGTGGGCGGCCCGCGCCAATGTGCGCGCTCGAAGCGGCCGCCCCGGGCAGCTCCCCGTGTGGGGCGGACTCGACGGAGGCGTAACTACTCCGGAGCCCGCCGGCTGCCCTGCTGGGAGCTCGACGAACTGCTACTGACGGGCATCGTCGCTCTCCTCTCCCAGATCGTGACGCCGGAGGAACCCGGCGACTTGGACATAACCACTGTGCCCGTACGCCGAGTTGGACGCCACCGAATAAATCACCGGCCGAACGTGACGCCCGGCGGAAGACGCCAGGCCGCGGGCGCCCGGCGGGGGCCGCCCGGTGGAAGGCGGCCGGGGTCGGCTACCGGCGACGCCACCTGCGGCGCCGTGCCTTGCTGAAGAACCAGCCCGCGGGCGGCTCGTCGGAGCGCCAGGGCTGAGGGTCGGGTGCGCCGTCGCGCCAGCGGGCCGCGAGCATCCGGGCGCGCGCCGACGGCTCGGCCGTGTCGGCGG from Streptomyces sp. NBC_00258 includes:
- the efeB gene encoding iron uptake transporter deferrochelatase/peroxidase subunit translates to MAEQSTPETSSPGAPAEGAPPQGGVSQKAAAAKAAPKGASSENAPPREAVSQEASSKSVISRRRLLGTAGATGLALGAAGGAAGYAAAPSADRTALLSSLGADEVMFHGKHQPGITTALQARGHLVAFDLAAGAGRKEAVALLRRWSTTAQRLMAGEASASADTDVARDSGPSSLTVTFGFGHSFFARTGLEKQRPIALDPLPDFSSDHLDKARSNGDLWVQIGSNDALVAFHALRAIQQDAGRAAKVRWQMNGFNRSPGATSQPMTARNLMGQIDGTRNPKPSEPDFDRRIFVPDAGDPSWMTGGSYAVVRRIRMLLDDWEQLSLKAQEDVIGRRKATGAPLSGGTETTEMDLEKTDADGGLVVPINAHSRITRPDENGGAAMLRRPFSFHDGIDSDGVPDAGLLFVCWQADPLRGFVPVQRKLDRGDALSTFIRHESSGLFAVPGGAAEGEYVGQKLLEG
- the pheA gene encoding prephenate dehydratase, encoding MPASYAYLGPEGTFTEVALRTLPESATRQLIPMVSVPAALDAVRAGEAEAAFVPIENSVEGGITTTVDELAVGEPLMIYREVLLSITFALLVRPGTKLSEIKTVSAHPAAQPQVRNWMKNNLPDVIWESAASNADGARLVQEGRYDAAFAGEFAAERYGLKALETGIHDAENAQTRFVLVGKPARPAAPTGADKTSVVIWQRDDHPGALLELLQEFAVRGINLMLLQSRPTGEGIGNYCFAIDAEGHIADRRVGEALMGLKRICPQVRFLGSYPQADVDPKDVLAPRAGTSDSEFAAASDWLARCQDGRF
- the serS gene encoding serine--tRNA ligase, with protein sequence MIDLRLLREDPDRVRASQRARGEDVAVVDALLSADERRRSSGVRFDELRSEQKSIGKLISKASADEKAELLKKTGQLAADVKAADAEQHEADEETKRLLLQLGNLVHPDVPVGGEEDFVVLETHGTIRDFGAEGFEPKDHLELGEALGAIDVERGAKVSGSRFYYLTGVGALLELALVNAAIAQATEAGFIPMLTPALVRPRAMEGTGFLGQAAENVYHLEKDDYYLVGTSEVPLAAYHMDEILDADKLPLRYAGFSPCFRREAGTYGKDTRGIFRVHQFDKVEMFSYVNPEDAQNEHQRLLEWEKQWLTGLELPFQVIDVASADLGASASRKFDCEAWIPTQGKYRELTSASNCDGFQARRLSVRMRDGKKVQPLATLNGTLCAVPRTIVAILENHQLADGSVRVPEVLRPYLGGREVLEPISK
- a CDS encoding HAD family hydrolase; its protein translation is MTGTTGSTASTGPTASTGAFPYRLVATDLDGTLLRSDDTVSERTREALAAATVAGAAHLVVTGRAVPWTRHILDELGYEGLAVCGQGAQLYDAGAHRLLTSVTLDRQVAGLALAKIEAEVGPLALAASRDGIDGDVLIGPGYRVLGQLEAVPFTDVSELWAAPLTKMYIQHPELTDDELTAAARAAAGGLVSVVMAGEGIVEILPLGLSKATGLSLAARRLGVKAADTIAFGDMPNDIPMFAWSAHGVAMANAHEELKAVADEMTLSNEADGIAVVLERLLG
- a CDS encoding SGM_3592 family protein, with product MAAQAPRSEGQGPGDGQGQGASEDVWDELVLDDDFIRSADTAEPSARARMLAARWRDGAPDPQPWRSDEPPAGWFFSKARRRRWRRR